A DNA window from Flavisolibacter ginsenosidimutans contains the following coding sequences:
- a CDS encoding GNAT family N-acetyltransferase, whose amino-acid sequence MEEITVRRIEEKDNAAIARIIRKTLEEFGANHPGTVYYDDTTDALYGVFSETPRSVYFVAEQKGQVVGGGGIFPSPGLPYDTCELVKMYLLPQVRGLGLGKKFIQQCIAFAKEAGYKNIYIETMPELQQAMKTYEKFGFEYLKAPMGNTGHTGCSLWMLLRLRQSTSTS is encoded by the coding sequence ATGGAAGAAATCACCGTTCGCAGGATTGAAGAAAAAGACAATGCTGCTATTGCCCGCATTATTCGAAAAACGCTGGAAGAATTTGGTGCAAACCACCCCGGCACGGTTTATTACGACGATACAACCGATGCGCTTTACGGAGTCTTTTCGGAAACACCGCGTTCGGTTTATTTCGTTGCAGAACAAAAAGGTCAGGTTGTTGGCGGTGGCGGCATCTTTCCTTCACCCGGCTTGCCATATGATACCTGCGAACTGGTGAAGATGTATTTGTTGCCGCAAGTCAGAGGCCTTGGGTTAGGAAAGAAATTCATTCAGCAGTGCATTGCATTTGCAAAAGAAGCCGGCTATAAAAACATCTACATCGAAACCATGCCCGAATTGCAACAGGCTATGAAGACCTACGAGAAATTTGGGTTCGAATATTTAAAAGCGCCAATGGGAAATACCGGGCACACGGGATGCAGTTTGTGGATGTTGCTTCGCCTTCGTCAAAGCACCTCCACTTCGTAA
- a CDS encoding CTP synthase, with translation MAKYIFVTGGVTSSLGKGIIAASLAKLLQARGLRVTIQKFDPYINVDPGTLNPYEHGECYVTEDGAETDLDLGHYERFLNIFTSQANNVTTGRIYQTVINKEREGAYLGKTVQVVPHITDEIKRRMLLLGQKGEYDIVITELGGTVGDIESLPYIEAVRQLQWELPEEDLLVVHLTLIPYLKAAKELKTKPTQHSVKQLSESGVFPDVIVCRTEEPLNQDIKRKIAQFCNVQPEAVIEAPDASTIYEVPLLMMNERLDLIVLKKLAINGYSAPDLGRWKEFLDKLKYPKARITIGLIGKYVELQDAYKSILEAFVHAGAVNECKVQVASIHSEFITPENVAEKLSNLDGLLVAPGFGYRGVEGKITAVQYARESGLPFFGICLGMQMAVIEYGRHVLGIQNAQSTEMDPNAAEPVVDMMEEQKKITAKGGTMRLGSYPCEIKEGTLAQKIYGSAQVNERHRHRYEFNNKYLQQYEEGGMIASGRNPETGLVEIMEIASHPFFIGCQYHPELKSTVENPHPLFVHFVGAARRHNEQKQVSKNPLLQSEMI, from the coding sequence ATGGCGAAATATATATTTGTTACCGGTGGCGTAACCTCGAGTTTGGGAAAAGGAATCATTGCGGCCTCGCTGGCCAAGCTCTTGCAGGCAAGAGGCCTGCGGGTAACGATTCAGAAATTTGATCCCTACATCAACGTTGATCCCGGTACGCTCAACCCTTACGAGCACGGCGAATGTTACGTAACCGAAGACGGCGCCGAAACGGATCTCGACCTCGGCCATTACGAACGTTTCCTCAACATCTTTACCTCGCAGGCCAACAACGTAACTACGGGCCGCATTTATCAAACCGTTATCAACAAAGAACGCGAAGGCGCTTATCTTGGAAAGACCGTGCAAGTAGTGCCGCACATCACCGATGAAATCAAGCGGCGCATGTTGCTGCTGGGTCAAAAAGGTGAATACGATATTGTGATTACGGAACTTGGTGGAACGGTCGGCGACATTGAATCGCTGCCCTATATCGAAGCCGTGCGCCAGTTGCAGTGGGAATTGCCCGAAGAAGATTTGCTGGTGGTGCACCTCACGCTTATTCCCTATTTAAAAGCAGCGAAAGAATTAAAAACAAAACCCACGCAACACTCGGTAAAACAACTGAGCGAAAGCGGCGTGTTTCCCGATGTGATTGTGTGCCGCACCGAAGAGCCCTTGAACCAGGACATCAAGCGCAAGATTGCGCAGTTTTGCAACGTGCAGCCCGAAGCCGTGATTGAAGCGCCGGACGCCAGCACCATTTACGAAGTGCCGCTGCTGATGATGAACGAAAGGCTTGATTTGATTGTGCTGAAAAAGCTCGCCATCAACGGTTATAGCGCCCCGGATCTCGGACGCTGGAAGGAATTTTTAGACAAGCTAAAATATCCGAAAGCCCGCATTACTATTGGCCTCATTGGAAAGTATGTGGAGTTGCAGGATGCTTATAAATCCATTCTTGAAGCCTTTGTTCACGCCGGCGCAGTAAACGAATGCAAGGTGCAGGTTGCGAGCATTCATTCCGAATTTATCACACCGGAAAACGTGGCCGAAAAACTTTCCAACCTTGATGGTTTGCTGGTAGCACCGGGTTTCGGCTATCGCGGTGTGGAAGGAAAAATAACCGCGGTGCAATACGCAAGAGAAAGCGGTCTGCCTTTCTTTGGTATTTGTCTCGGTATGCAGATGGCCGTGATTGAATACGGCCGTCATGTGTTGGGCATACAAAACGCTCAATCAACCGAGATGGACCCCAACGCAGCCGAACCTGTAGTGGACATGATGGAAGAACAGAAAAAAATTACGGCCAAAGGCGGAACGATGCGCCTCGGCTCTTATCCTTGCGAGATCAAAGAAGGCACGCTGGCGCAAAAAATTTACGGCAGTGCGCAGGTGAACGAAAGACATCGTCACCGTTACGAGTTTAACAACAAGTACCTGCAACAATATGAAGAAGGCGGCATGATTGCTTCGGGCAGAAATCCTGAAACCGGTCTTGTCGAAATCATGGAAATTGCTTCGCACCCTTTCTTTATCGGTTGCCAGTATCACCCCGAATTAAAAAGCACGGTGGAAAATCCGCATCCTTTGTTTGTGCATTTTGTTGGTGCCGCAAGAAGGCACAACGAACAAAAGCAAGTGAGCAAGAATCCACTGTTGCAAAGCGAAATGATTTAG